The Danio aesculapii chromosome 11, fDanAes4.1, whole genome shotgun sequence region ATCCCTTCGGggagccaatgagcttgctcctcatcagtttaaatgcTTCACATTATTCTCCACTGTTTAAGCTGCGGCACATTTtcagagaccctcctccaccccagctccacctgtgtttagatctgctacgggggttatatatatatattatgtgtgcaGCAGTTGCATgttatatacacagacatgccatcttagtatatactggcagtagcaggtctcggTACTTACTCTGTCATAATagtcaaagcagcagcagcgtagcagatctattccgccaagaccaaatacatcaacattgccatatacaaattcattaccatactaaatcccgAGTGTTCATGAAAGAAATGAATTAAGCAAATGCAAAACAACTCTGGTGGATGTGAATTGACTTTGTTTCATTATCCTATGGCACAGTTTTTTAATCattgattaaatattaatttggtaaaatgaaatattttaaccCAACCATGTCTTAAagtgtttatatcagttttatatcttctgaacacgaattttgtcactgtttttgtgcacactagcttatagatatcctaaaaactatcaatactgatactaacatatcagaaaaacattttaatttcatgggacctttaagtgtACATCACTGACATTGACTGTAGCCTTTTATTCCTGTCAAAGGGTTAACGACTTGATAGACTTTAGATACCAACTACACTGTAAATAGTCAACTCCAGTCATTAAAAAGCTATTTTCATGCATGTTTCAGATTCTCCTTGTGAGCACTTGCAGAAGAGAGAGAAGGCTTTGGCAAACGCCTCTGTTTCAAACTGCGTCTGTTGCTTTTGAGACTCCTAGCAACCTTTGAGTGCAGATACTCTTTGCTCAAAGAAGACTTTCCTATTCTCCATTTGACCGATTTATATAATCACCAAACCCCCTGTTCAAACAGGCCCTGGATGTTTAATATCTGACATTAAGGTGACCTCGATTTTTCTTGTGTGACCCTGGGCTGTAGATTCTTTTCAGGCCCCGAAGGCTCTGGTGATGGCTGGGGATTGTTGTTATTCTGACCCCATTACGACTTTCCGTAAATGCTGTGAATAAACACCACTGCATTGTTCCTGCGGTATCTCTCTGACACAAGCGCTTGTAAATGTCATCTGTGACCCACTCGCTTAGCACGCATAAATTGTTTGGTCTTTAAAGCGTCAATACAATTAATGAGGGGATGTGTAAATATCACCTAAAACAGACCTGctgtaaaaatgtgcattttacaTCTGCTAAACCTGCTGTCGGACAATATTTGCTGGGTTTTATTGAATACTGTTCTTGCTAACATTTGCTAACATCATAGAAGACTTTTTAAGCCCATTTGAGGCTTATTCTGTCTGTATAGAGAGCAGGGGTGCATGAACTTTtttgtataaagggccaaaaattaaatattgagagCCGTTGGCCGAAGGTAAATACACCAATCTATATTactttaaagttgccatgggtaatttcataatttcttaaataatatttcaaaataaatagaaaacattactttaaatcgtattaattaatgcagtataactttttaaatgataacttattgcaataaaaacaataacatttataagacagtggagttcaatgttgaatacactagtcaagcagtaTCTGCTTTTGACTTGATTTaatcaccaaagtctctgcattgtcgtgtaacaaaatctgattcatttacaccatttaattgaaacatttaaatttccgttagcttttaacaataaaacaaagggttacaatacatttttaattaacaatCTCAAAAGGattcccatcattctccctcttttctcagatgaaatggcgggccaaatcaaaggttaccatgggccaactttggcccgagGGGCCCAAGCTTGGGCATCTCTGGTATAGACTTTAGGTTTTATATAATATAAGGTAGTCTGAGAGAAATTAAACTTAATAGAAGAGTTATCCAATTTGTAGCATTCTCAAACCATTATTTAAACATTGTTCTGGGAACAGTTTGTTTCTTAAAACATTTGACATCcagcattaaataacattttaatgttgccataatatttgtacaaaaaataaatggAATGTGCCcctaatcaaaataaaattattaataacattacaaaatatagaataaaattaaaatatatacagtcagaattattagccctcctgtacatTTATCtgattattggaaaaaaaaaaattctaataatttcttttatctttgccatgatgtcagtacataatattttactaaatatttagataccagttttcagcttaaagagacatttaaaggcttaactaggttaattaggttaagccacagccatatcaccctgcagctcaagaccagttactcactgaagctgagcCTGCACCTGTTAGTGAAGCTAGCAGGGGGCGCCTAACCTTCAGTCTGTgtgagttctaatgccccagtatagtaaaggggacactataccGCCAGTGAGAGTAAAGTGTAGGGGTGTAATCCCGGTGTCATGGACAAATTCCTTccttcatggcctcccaatcatccccatccactgaattgactctatcactgtctctccactccacctatagctggtgtgtgatgatatatatttatttatttttagatcacATAAAATGTCAAGAAACTATCCCTAGAATAggctaaaatatgttttatttcaagTTAGATTTGCATTAAGGAATTTGACACATTTACAGATATATGTAACgctaaaaaaatatttcacttaAGGAATCAGATaaagaaaatatacaaatatatatatatatatacacacacacacacacacacacacacacacacacacacacacacacatacagtatatatacagggcttgacattaacttttttgatcaccagccactgtggatagtagttttccaacattactagccactcgccattttcactagccacagttttattgttgggaaaatatattttatacacataaatatgactttgacatgctaaaatgacttgaattagattttgcgttatctccacatgcctcctcattcatttcactttttgtgtgtcgtgtatgagcttgctcaataatcatgagcaaatgggtcatggtttcatagtattactattagtttttatttcacataatttttcagagctcaaaatgaaggatttaccaaatttatctctgaccgcaccaaacataaacaattaattatttcttagccacaaattttaaatgtgtcaaaacaagcaaaatatagctgtatactatactttttattcaacaacatatgcacagtaatctgtcctggctaaaggtcccagatcaccaattaactacacataaatggggagttaatctcccattaaagcaatgttattgtaaaaaatgatgattaaaccatattaaagcaaaagaaagcaggtacatactgtgtgataatgaaaggatgatcacacacacggttaacgttagacccataaataatctgttcaaagaatggttaaagcgaaagcagccggtgctgcttacaaaaagacaaatctggaactcttgaaagcagcaagaatGTGGGTGCATGctcatcactttttgtctaggCTATTTGAAAAAGACCCGTTCACATCaattgtgtttctagacacagttgcttcacgcaaggaaacgggagcgcgcacgtgttttaaacagtcgcgcgcatcacctcagctgttgagttgagtgattatcctctcattcggtattcacctgctttctattgctTGTGCaaacgcaattatttttgtcagtcgtgttgcttctcaattctaagattgCCTTTGCATGCATTTTGGACCATCCTTATTTGTCGAactctgcttttaagaattattatccgggaaaattattttcaaccagccaaagtggctagtgggagtgtctgtcttacccgccaccgctgaaatcttccagcatttggcgggttggcgagtgttaatgtcaagccctgtatatatatatccagACAATGTACATTTCATAATTTGACCTTAAGGACCAATGGACTTCTCATTTTTCACTTCTGTAGAAAAACACTAACGACAAAAGCTGATACATGTAGTGAAAGTCACTTTGAGAAcatccttataaataaaataatctatataTTCATCGTCACccataaaacatttgttattagtGTATGTGGTTTGATTCTTCAGTCTGATTACTTTATAATGAGTCATTCTGAGATTGATGCTTGGTCAATgtgttttttgttgctttttctaCAGCACTGTCAGGTTAAACAGACATTTTGCGGTTAATCTAACTACTTCCTTACCTAGTTCCCTCTTAGACACTCAAGTACTGTTCATTTTTAATCTAAGGTTTGTTCACAGCACCAACAGAAATGGCCCTATTCATCTTCATAACCTTACAGCTTTTACTGGAGGTTTTATTGCAAGGTAAGTGATCGCCGattatttatagtaataataaaacacacattacagacatattgttttctattttataATGCATCTCTATGatttccattcatccatgcacaaggaagatttctttaaaatacagaagcatttacattttataacctTATAACCTTAACATTTACAAAGGTAATTATATGGAGTATAATGtcatatttaacaatatatataatatataaaattattatctaGAGTTGAAGTCTAAAGTATTCACCATtctggtatttttttttctttttcaaatatttcccaaattatgtttaacagagcaagggattgttccacagtatttcctataatattttttcttcagaagaaagtcttatttgttttatttcggctagagtaaaaaaaaaaaaacattttaaggtcaaaattattatgcaatattttttttgcaatagtctacagaacaaaccatcattatacaatgacttgcctaattatcctagttaagcccttaaatgtcactttaagctgaatactagtatcttgaaaaatatctagtcaaatattatattaattatgttttaaatagcTCGAGTTGTTTAGTTAAGCGTCCCATACactgaagattacggttttgtttttacattttacttgacttagtttaaaatattatgtactgtcaacatggcaaagagaaaagaaatcagttattagaaatgagtttttaaaaactagatttagaaatgtgttaagaaaaaaaattaagattttttcaacacatttctaaacataatagttttaataactcatttctaataactgatttatgttatctgtcatgatgacagtaaataatatttgactagatatttttcaagacacttctatacagcttaaagtgagaaaagttaaaggcttaactaggttaattaggttaactaggcaggttaggataattaggcaagttattgtataacaatggtttgttctgtagactatcgaaaaaaaaatatagcttaaaggggctaataattttatccttaaaatgttttttaaaaaaattaaaaactgcttttattctagccgaaataaaacaaataagactttcttcagaagaaaaaatattatcagacattctgtgaatttccttgctctgttaaacatcatttgggaaatatttaaaaataaattaaattcaaaggtgggctaataattctgactctatttattttattttacttttattttttttaactatacagCATCAACAGAAAATGTGACATCTCTTTCTGACAGTGTCTCAGTTATGGCCACAGGTGAGTTGTTAAATCATAAACTACTTTTATTAAATAGACCaaatgttttattcttttaaagtttttttgttttgttgtataagGTCTGGCTGTTGTCACATCTTTGCCGCCGACCCCAGAGAACGACATATATACACTGACCATCAATGAAATCTCTGAAGGTGGAACTATTTTCTCAAATGTTAAATATGATTCATATTTTTGTTACATAACACAATTCTGCTGTGATAGTCCAGTTCAAATCCTATGTTGATGTGTTTCCAGCTAACAGATAGTTGGGGTGGGCCCCCGTATAGAATGGTTATCTCCTcccccttttttaaaaaacagccaataggctTTCAGTTTACATCAAGAGACGTGACTGTAGTTTTAGAATtttgctattgaccttattcttcaatgcagaagtgtgctggtttttgcgattgttttagaacttctgatttagTTTCCTATGGAAAAATGAGTGGAAAtaataaacagaagaaaatggtcaaactacttttTCTGCAAACAAATGTGTGCATGactacagacaaagcagaataatatattGAGAGAATACCGGTTGCATATGCAACATCAAGCAGCCTAACAAACTGTTTTCAAGCCTAAAAGTCAAATGAAGTAGATGAGACtagaagtcttgagccaaaaaggtTCAAAAGGCTGTGCCTGCTCGTAcacaaagaataaggtcaataataataaggaatttaatagtttttaaggccttaaaaaaagactttcttttCTAGTACTAGCTAAAAAACTCTAATCACTATTTAATTAGGTATGCAAGTATTCATTTTAGCAAATTATGTAATGCTGTAATGTCCACGGTGTCAACAATCAACACAAAAACGTCTTGTCTTTATTAATTATCAATGCAGTGGACAAATCTGATCAAATTAATGCTTAAGTAATCTAATAAGTTATATTACTGCAACTGTTTTAAAGCGCAAAAAGGatgaaacaaacagaaaataaacatgtCTTCAGAGTTCAAAATAATTCACATGTAAAGAAGCATATAAAAATGCAATTCTagtaataaaaagcaaaaaatattatatatatatatatatatatatatatatatatatatatatatatatatatatatatatatatatatatatataaatatagtatggGTTTTGCTCACAAAAatgtcttacactgtaaaaatgtctgacTTTAACAGGTGGAAAACTGTAAAATTGCTACATTATAATGCTCATGGTTGTTTTTGACTGTGTGACAAAGTTAAGTTGTGTAGATGTCAGCACTTTTCATTGTTGTATGATTAAAAACAGCATAAGCTCATtatgaaaacatagccctatatacatttctggagattgcgaattatgtagccagaagtacatgtGGCTGCATTTcgactttaaaatgaacactactggGCGGCATGACATCGTTCCtcttcgcgcttaccagctgaccgcttaactctgtatggacggctttcccgctgttaccagctTGACCTGTGGCTCggcatgtacgtcggcggacttgattGGCaaaaaggagttgaccacgatgacagggatTGAGTCTGgaaaagaacggttccagaaagtgggtaagacaaaaacagaagccaaaaaataaaataagcataataaataaagtaaataacagggtgagaacatggtaaaatctgaaaacgtggtaaaatcaagTGAGGGCTattctttttctgcattgtttttagggaaatgggtgggcgggtcaatctgttgtttttaaaacactattggttgggtttaggaatggAGGAGGGTGGTTTAGTCGAtcggtcggtcggttggtcaacagcggcgtctggtggatttacgtgagaacagcaggcaaaaatgacacaagagagagagagatatttgagatctcaaaaaatgcacacaatggcctctggtggCCCCTAGGACaaatttgctctctccagaaatatttatagaggtacattttcagaatgagcctgggttgtaaaataaaaaaagtgtatggaACGATTCTGGCAACTAACGAAAATTCTGGCATCAGCAGCTGCTGTTATTTTACCGTGaatttataacaatttttttaaacaatatttcagCTTGAGTGTAATCCTGAATGAATGGATATTGAGttcaaagttttttttctaaaaataaatcagCTGTTATGAAAGAATtgcttgaatgaatgatttagtcATTTTGCACAACGACTTCCAACTCCTCTATAGGCGATTTTTGTGCTATATTTACCAGCATGAATTTGTAGCAGCATGGAAAAAAATCTTTATactttcatattcatatttataatttcatgtcaAAACAAGCCACTGAAAAACAGTTATTCTGTAGCTTCAACAGATTTGGCGATAACATCCAGTGCCGAAGTCATGACAGATTCAGAAACCAGTAAGCACTTCTGTCCATCTcatacttttactgtaatttacataATTTGCTTCTAAATCTACTAATCAGCATTTGTTTTGTTGCTTTAGATATGCCTAATCTAACCACCAAACACAACTTCAACAGTTCTGCAAATAGTAAGTCCAAGATTCTTCTACGAACTCTATCACTACtgtagccaaaaaaataaaataataaaaataatgtctgattgatttatttacaaatgttcaGCCATCCTGGAATCGACTACACTTATTGATACTACAGAACACACATCAGGTACAAAAAATACTCTAAAATGTCCTGTAAAAAATAGCTGTAAATTTGCAGTTATCCGTATTTTGGGATTCATGGTTTTATTTACtccgtttatttatgcttttaattgCATTGTGAGACCTTGATtgttcttccaacaacttttaacctggaaaagtttgaaaaaattacttttattaatatttttaatagtttaaagtgatttaactTCTAGGTTGATGTTGTATATAATACAGTACAAAAACCCtgtaataaacaataaactaccagtactttttctgttattttacagacttatttctctatatattatttctaatacattacattattttaaaccaCTATAAGTCCCTTTGTTAAATTCTAGAGTTGAATCTTTAACATTAAAAGTCAATAGTACAGAGgccaaggtcccataatgcaattcacaaccaccAATAAACAGAAAAGACAAAATCCGTAAActcttaattaacagatattttacagtgtgggccATAAAAGCATTGACATTTATCCcaaatatgaaatatacaaattataaacCAATCAAATTCATTTAGTAAACAGATATGAAGTGTGAAACTGTGAATACTAATGTAAAGATATGCTGATGGACAATTTCTCCTTTTACAGTTTTCACATTGATAACTAAAGGCCTTGAAAGTGAAAACAAGTCAAACAAAAGTAAGTATCTTTAATCAGAGGTTTTCCATGATCAAGTTTAATCATCACCATAGTTAAGTATAAATAAAGGTATAGGAGCGGTCACTggaggtaccttttcaaaaggtacacatttctacctaaagggtccatactAATAACACCTTAAGGGTACATACTGTATTAGT contains the following coding sequences:
- the LOC130237551 gene encoding uncharacterized protein LOC130237551 is translated as MALFIFITLQLLLEVLLQASTENVTSLSDSVSVMATGLAVVTSLPPTPENDIYTLTINEISEASTDLAITSSAEVMTDSETNMPNLTTKHNFNSSANTILESTTLIDTTEHTSVFTLITKGLESENKSNKRMFFFVAVAATGGGIFLTGLIGILMYGYTRKPKAQSIWFESRHKKQEVSLPVAGSDSIEEEDSVVYSTVKFIESTSPTAENTEESNPTEQESNALFYTILTQPPVSSDCETVYSQVTVL